One segment of Erigeron canadensis isolate Cc75 chromosome 2, C_canadensis_v1, whole genome shotgun sequence DNA contains the following:
- the LOC122587923 gene encoding zinc finger protein ZAT5-like: MEAAVEQTTTMITVTGEAADGGVPVDYNGDHDSGPGPKDITNNIVAKGKRTKRQRPQSPILFTFSSSNNIDNNDLTYYSPVSSSGFPDGSTTTEDEDTAESLILLSKGHSLDLFTSKRNKDDNYDGGVTKFNSKKYIESPSSGGVYVYECKTCSRTFPSFQALGGHRASHRKPKNNDVDIRRPQPYKMVIDNNNNEPPPPPLQFEFPSRNNNYTSMTNYPHSQLNNRVSSFIGNTIKSSSKLHECSICGTEFNSGQALGGHMRRHRVANGGNRGKNINNTTTINNNINKSTNNTMLSLIPFGMVTNAEVYDLNSKNGDDALCLGLDLNLPAPRETTVAADSDLQQQQTVFALPPPTMENNEKEEQPVVQLSTTPTLVDCHY, translated from the coding sequence ATGGAGGCTGCCGTAGAACAAACCACTACAATGATAACGGTCACCGGCGAGGCCGCTGATGGCGGTGTGCCTGTTGATTATAATGGTGATCATGATAGTGGTCCGGGTCCTAAAGACATTACCAACAATATTGTGGCTAAAGGCAAACGTACCAAACGTCAAAGGCCACAATCTCCGATTCTTTTCACATTTTCATCATCCAACAATATTGATAATAATGATTTAACGTATTATTCCCCGGTGTCTTCATCTGGTTTTCCTGATGGTAGCACCACAACGGAAGATGAAGACACCGCGGAATCCTTGATCCTTCTCTCAAAAGGCCATTCATTAGACCTTTTTACATCGAAAAGAAACAAAGATGATAATTATGATGGAGGAGTTACCAAGTTTAATAGCAAAAAATACATAGAGTCTCCTTCAAGCGGCGGAGTTTATGTTTACGAGTGCAAGACATGTAGCCGGACCTTTCCTTCGTTTCAAGCTCTTGGAGGCCATCGAGCCAGCCACAGAAAACCTAAAAATAATGACGTCGACATAAGAAGACCGCAACCATACAAGATGGTTAttgacaacaacaacaatgagccaccaccaccaccattacaaTTTGAATTCCCATCAAGGAATAACAATTATACATCTATGACAAATTATCCCCATTCTCAATTAAATAACCGTGTTTCTTCGTTCATTGGAAACACGATAAAATCGTCGTCCAAGCTTCATGAATGCTCGATTTGTGGTACCGAATTCAATTCAGGGCAAGCATTGGGTGGTCATATGAGGAGACATAGGGTAGCTAATGGCGGAAATAGGGGAAAGAACATCAACAACACTACAaccatcaacaacaacattaaCAAAAGCACAAACAATACTATGTTGTCATTGATCCCATTTGGTATGGTTACAAATGCGGAGGTCTATGATTTAAATTCGAAAAATGGTGATGATGCATTATGTCTAGGTTTGGATCTTAACCTTCCTGCACCACGAGAAACCACCGTAGCGGCCGATAGTGACCTTCAACAACAACAGACCGTCTTTGCATTGCCACCACCGACAATGGAGAATAACGAGAAGGAAGAACAACCGGTTGTTCAATTGTCCACCACCCCAACATTGGTGGATTGTCACTACTAA
- the LOC122588698 gene encoding UDP-N-acetylglucosamine transferase subunit ALG14 homolog, with translation MLQFFAIFVVLVITTTLLVVRILYVIFQSSKPIPKTSQKHLSTLVVLGSGGHTAEMINLLSVMEKDRFAPRFYVAAATDNMSLQKARVFEETLNNKTSLQGQDSVQFMQIYRSREVGQSYITSVGTTLYALSHALLLMVKIRPEVIICNGPGTCIPICAIASVFKVLGIRWSYIFYVESIARVQRLSLSGLLLYRLRMADQLFVQWPQLQKQYPRACYVGRLM, from the exons ATGCTGCAGTTTTTCGCAATTTTTGTCGTTCTTGTGATTACTACCACGCTACTTGTGGTTCGTATTCTGTATGTTATATTTCAGAGTAGCAAACCGATCCCTAAAACTTCTCAGAAGCATTTGAGTACCCTTGTTGTTTTGGGTTCAG GTGGGCACACGGCtgaaatgattaatttgttATCTGTTATGGAAAAAGATCGATTTGCTCCAAGATTCTATGTTGCTGCAGCAACTGACAATATGAGTCTTCAGAAGGCACGTGTTTTTGAGGAAACTTTGAATAATAAG ACAAGTCTGCAAGGGCAAGATtctgtacagtttatgcaaatATATCGAAGCCGTGAAGTGGGTCAGTCATATATCACCTCTGTTGGGACAACTTTATATGCTTTAAGTCATGCTTTGTTGCTCATGGTGAAAATCAGACCTGAAGTG ATTATATGCAACGGTCCTGGGACTTGTATTCCCATATGTGCCATCGCATCTGTTTTCAAG GTTTTGGGAATCAGATGGTCGTATATTTTCTATGTGGAGAGTATTGCAAGAGTCCAAAGACTATCATTGAGTGGATTGCTTCTTTACAGATTACGCATGGCTGATCAGTTATTTGTGCAGTGGCCGCAACTACAAAAACAATATCCCCGAGCTTGTTATGTGGGCCGCCTTATGTAG
- the LOC122589562 gene encoding pentatricopeptide repeat-containing protein At3g09040, mitochondrial, protein MLSRHHQVSSQIIKLTKSKPTFCTAILQPPHILTLEQQEAAYAHLLKLCLQHCKQIQSRRLFDEMPQRGRQAVYLIHAQSITHGFESNGKLGNAIVDLHAKCGNLAFAQQAFNRLEHQGTLSWNSILSMYSRHGMLEHVVQLFCSMQAVSGVSPNQFTYAIVLSVCARLTDIVLGRMVHCVVMKTGFVCDSFCVGSLVDLYAKCGFVDEAFKIFDGSVYRDTVLWTAMIAGYVQGGFPDKAIQLFKDMLRLRYVPDQVAFVTVITACVESGRFDDARCLFDQMCNPNVVAWNVMISGHARYGFYNIAIDYFQRMISSGVKPTRPSLGSVLSAIASTFDLDGGSQVHAQATKLGLGSNVYVGSSLVNMYAKCQEMSFARSIFDTLDEKNIVLWNTMLGGYAQNRNADEVIYLFVNMRHFGFVPDEFTYTSVLSASAYLKSVEMGKQLHSLAIKNKFSMNLFVGNALVYMYAKSSSLEDARKQFSMIENRDNVSWNAIIVGLVQEEEENEAFSMFQRMRLAVITPDEVCFASMLSACANIQSLAKGKQLHSLSIKFNMETSLYAGSSLVDMYSKCGVITDAQKIFSSMPEKSITSFNALIHGYVQNSITLAISLFMAMPSQGLNPSLVTLAILLDGCNEPSKLNLGRQIHNLVIKYGFSYDDEFLAVSLSGMYFSSRVPRDAMVVFSELPKSKSTVLWTAVLSGLAQNDCSEKALEIYQQMRRNNSMPDQATFVSILKACAALASLQEGPVIHSLIFHTGFDSDELTCSGLVDMYAKCGDVASSSQVFKEILNKKDVIIWNSMIVGYGKNGFAENALQVFNEMKESNVMPDDITFLGVLTACSHAGKVTEGRSIFDSMINQYKIQPRMDHISCMVDLLGRWGYLKEAEEFINKLEFIPNAMLWTTFLGACRVHGDERRGKRASEELSKLEPESSASFVLLSNIYAASGHWDRANFVRMEMKEKKIQKHPGCSWR, encoded by the coding sequence ATGCTGAGTCGTCACCACCAAGTATCATCACAAATAATCAAACTGACCAAATCCAAGCCAACTTTTTGCACTGCAATTCTGCAGCCCCCCCACATATTGACCCTTGAACAACAAGAAGCCGCATACGCCCATCTTCTAAAACTATGTCTGCAACACTGCAAACAAATTCAATCCCGCCGACTGTTCGACGAAATGCCTCAAAGAGGCAGACAAGCAGTATACCTTATACACGCCCAAAGTATAACACATGGGTTTGAATCCAATGGCAAACTTGGCAATGCCATTGTCGATTTACACGCTAAATGTGGCAACTTGGCCTTTGCTCAACAAGCTTTCAACAGGTTGGAACACCAGGGTACACTTTCTTGGAACTCAATATTGTCAATGTACTCGAGACATGGGATGTTGGAACATGTTGTGCAGCTGTTTTGCTCTATGCAGGCGGTTTCTGGGGTGTCGCCGAATCAGTTTACGTATGCTATAGTTTTGTCGGTTTGTGCAAGGTTGACGGATATTGTGTTGGGTAGAATGGTGCATTGTGTTGTTATGAAAACGGGGTTTGTTTGTGATTCGTTTTGTGTTGGATCACTAGTTGACTTGTATGCAAAATGTGGTTTTGTTGATGAGGCGTTTAAGATATTTGATGGGTCGGTGTATAGAGATACAGTTTTATGGACAGCGATGATTGCTGGTTATGTTCAAGGTGGTTTTCCTGATAAGGCAATACAATTGTTTAAAGATATGTTGAGACTGAGATATGTACCTGACCAAGTAGCATTTGTGACTGTTATAACTGCGTGTGTTGAATCAGGACGTTTTGATGATGCCCGTTGTTTGTTTGACCAAATGTGTAATCCGAATGTTGTGGCTTGGAATGTCATGATTTCAGGGCATGCTCGGTATGGTTTTTATAATATTGCTATTGATTATTTTCAGCGTATGATTAGTTCTGGGGTTAAACCAACAAGGCCATCTCTAGGAAGTGTTTTGAGTGCCATTGCAAGTACGTTTGATCTTGATGGCGGTTCACAAGTTCATGCTCAAGCAACTAAACTAGGGCTGGGTTCCAACGTTTACGTCGGAAGTTCTTTAGTTAATATGTATGCAAAGTGTCAAGAAATGAGTTTCGCAAGGAGTATCTTTGACACACTAGACGagaaaaacattgttttatgGAACACCATGCTTGGAGGTTATGCACAAAATAGAAATGCTGATgaagtaatttatttatttgtaaataTGAGACATTTTGGATTCGTACCTGACGAATTCACTTACACAAGCGTTTTGAGCGCGTCTGCATATCTGAAAAGTGTCGAAATGGGGAAGCAATTACACTCACTTGCTATCAAAAACAAATTCAGCATGAACTTATTTGTTGGAAATGCATTGGTATATATGTATGCAAAATCCAGTTCTCTAGAGGATGCTAGAAAACAGTTTAGCATGATAGAGAATCGAGATAATGTTTCTTGGAATGCAATAATTGTCGGGTTGGTgcaggaagaagaagaaaatgaagctTTTAGCATGTTTCAAAGGATGAGATTAGCCGTGATCACCCCTGATGAGGTATGCTTTGCTAGTATGCTGAGTGCTTGTGCAAATATCCAATCTCTAGCTAAAGGAAAACAGTTGCATTCCCTCTCAATCAAATTTAATATGGAAACCAGCCTTTATGCTGGAAGCTCTCTTGTTGATATGTATTCTAAGTGTGGGGTCATTACAGATGCACAGAAAATTTTCAGTTCCATGCCGGAGAAAAGTATAACTTCTTTTAACGCTTTGATCCATGGGTACGTTCAAAATTCAATTACGTTAGCCATTAGTCTGTTTATGGCTATGCCATCTCAAGGATTAAATCCATCACTAGTCACATTAGCAATCTTACTCGATGGCTGCAACGAGCCTTCCAAATTGAATCTTGGAAGGCAAATTCACAATTTAGTAATTAAATACGGTTTCTCATATGATGATGAGTTCTTGGCGGTATCTCTTTCGGGAATGTATTTTAGCTCGCGCGTCCCACGGGATGCAATGGTTGTCTTCTCTGAATTGCCAAAATCTAAAAGTACAGTTTTGTGGACCGCTGTTTTATCAGGACTTGCTCAAAATGATTGTAGTGAGAAGGCATTGGAAATATACCAACAAATGAGGAGAAACAATTCAATGCCAGATCAAGCCACATTTGTTAGCATTCTTAAAGCATGCGCAGCCTTAGCATCTCTACAAGAAGGCCCTGTAATTCACTCACTTATTTTCCACACAGGTTTTGACTCAGATGAGTTGACTTGCAGTGGTCTTGTGGACATGTATGCTAAGTGCGGGGACGTTGCAAGTTCCTCACAAGTGTTTAAGGAAATACTTAACAAAAAAGACGTTATTATATGGAACTCAATGATAGTTGGTTATGGAAAAAACGGGTTTGCTGAGAATGCACTACAAGTCTtcaatgaaatgaaggagtcaAATGTTATGCCTGATGACATAACATTTCTTGGAGTACTCACCGCTTGTAGTCATGCAGGAAAAGTCACTGAAGGACGTTCTATATTCGATTCTATGATAAATCAATACAAGATTCAACCACGTATGGATCATATTTCATGTATGGTTGATCTTCTTGGGAGGTGGGGTTATCTCAAGGAGGCTGAGGAATTTATCAACAAATTAGAATTTATACCAAATGCTATGCTTTGGACTACCTTCCTAGGGGCATGTAGAGTACACGGTGATGAAAGAAGAGGAAAACGTGCGAGTGAAGAACTTTCAAAGTTGGAGCCCGAAAGTTCAGCTTCTTTTGTGTTGCTATCTAATATATATGCAGCTTCAGGGCATTGGGACCGAGCAAACTTCGTCAGAATGGAAATGAAAGAGAAGAAGATTCAAAAGCATCCTGGATGTAGTTGGAGATAA